The nucleotide window AGGAATTATTAAATATCCAGCCCATTATGAATTTTAATGATGCAGTATATGTATTTAAATATGAGAATATCTATGGCATGATCTGTGATGTCCCGATTACGGAGTATCACAGCGGCAGAATCAAGTGCCATGAATTGGTCATACCTGATATTGTTCAAGGAATGCTCAGTAACCTCCACGGGTATAACTGTGAGGCTGCTCCTATTCTGCTTGGGCATGGGAAAAGGGTGGACTATGAATCTTATATTCATGAGCTGAAATTTACTGAGAACTTTGTGCTGGATGGGATAGAAATATTTGTATTTTGCGGGGAAGAAGCGAGGAAAATTATAGAGGAATTTTCAGATGAAGAAAATTTGTATGTGGCTGATGGGCATCACCGATTATATACAACTTCGCTGGCTAGCTTTAAGAATTCCGTTCTGTCCTGCTTAATCAGTTTCGACTATTTGGATATTTTGCCCATCCATCGGGTAATTCCACATGTCGATGCCCAATTATTCGAAAAGGCCAAGGAGTTTATTTTTAAAAAATTTGAGATTATGCCGGAAGATACACCACTTTCAAAAGGGAAAATTCGGATTGAATATGATGAGGAAAAATTTGTAGTCAATCTCATCGACCTGAATTCTGATGCCTTTTGGAATAATGATATTTACCGGTTAAATACGCAAATCATTTCCCAAGCTTTCCGTATCTTTGATACTAACAGCTTAAGATATCTTTCTGATTCAGAATTTATCAAGTATAAACAAGATGCAATGAAAAATGATGTTTTAATTGAAACTTACCCAGTGGACAATGAGGAATTTGTGGAATGCGCTGATAACAATTGCATCATGCCGCCAAAATCAACATGGTTTTCACCAAAGTTTCCA belongs to Neobacillus sp. OS1-2 and includes:
- a CDS encoding DUF1015 family protein encodes the protein MEIKLLEKSYLNVSGKLYDSEFINLTNIKDNRIALDESTLFLNEKEKELLNIQPIMNFNDAVYVFKYENIYGMICDVPITEYHSGRIKCHELVIPDIVQGMLSNLHGYNCEAAPILLGHGKRVDYESYIHELKFTENFVLDGIEIFVFCGEEARKIIEEFSDEENLYVADGHHRLYTTSLASFKNSVLSCLISFDYLDILPIHRVIPHVDAQLFEKAKEFIFKKFEIMPEDTPLSKGKIRIEYDEEKFVVNLIDLNSDAFWNNDIYRLNTQIISQAFRIFDTNSLRYLSDSEFIKYKQDAMKNDVLIETYPVDNEEFVECADNNCIMPPKSTWFSPKFPSFLIFKQYK